The window CCGTGGGAAGTGGTATGGCGCGGTCAATCCATGCGTCCGGTGTCGCTGCCGGGCTATCCCTTCGCCCGCGAGCGCTACTGGATCGACAGCGTGGCGGCGCCGGTGGCTGACTTGCCTGCGCAGCTTGTCGTGATGCCTCCCGCTGATGCGGCCGAATCCGGCCCGATGGACCGCACCCAGACCATCGCGCTGTTTCTCAAGCAAGAAGTGGCGCGCCAGCTCGGCCGGCGGGTCGAGCAGATCGCGGCGGAGTCCAACCTGATCGAGCTGGGAATGAGTTCGGTCGGCATCGCCGAGCTGATTGCCCGGATCGACGCGCTGCTGGCCTGCCATTTGTCGCCGAGCGAGGTCTTCAAGTACCCGGATATAGCGCAACTGTCGGCCTACCTGGCGCACACCTACCCGGACTCAGCCCGCCCGACGCCGGCGCGCGCGCCGTCCGAGATCCTGATCGCCATCCAGGGCAAGGGCGAGCGCGAGCCGATCTTTGCCATGCCGGGTGCCGGCGGCAACGCGCTGTCGCTGCAACAACTGAGCCACGCGCTGGGCAACGATCAGCCGTTCTACTGCCTGGAACCGGTGGGCCTGGATGGCCGTGTCGCTCCGATGACAAGCGTGGAAGAGATTGCCGAACTGAATATCGAACGCCTCAAGTCGGTCCAGGCGCGCGGTCCGTACCGGCTGCTGGGCTACTCGAACGGCGGCGTTGTCGCTTTCGAGATGGCGCGGCAACTCCTGGCGCGCAAGGAAAAAGTCGCCTCGCTCATCCTGCTCGACAGCCTGTGCCCCACCGCGCGCGGCGGACAAGCCATCGAAGACATGGTGGTGGCGGTCTTCAAGAATTTCGCCACGTCGCTCGGCGGGCACGTGGAACTCGACGTCCAGACCCTGAAGCGCATTCCCGAAGGTGAGCGCAGCGACTACCTGTACGACAGTCTGGTGATGCTCGGCCACGAGCTGCCGCGCGAGCAATTCGTAGCCACTTTCAACGTGGCCACGGCGAGTGAGTACGCCTGCCGCGCCTACCAGCCGGTTCCGCTCGGCCAGAAGGTGGACGTGGTGCTGCTCAAAGCCATGGACGGTTTCAAGGGCGTGCCGAACGACTACGGCTGGGGCGAATTCGTTCCCGTGCCGGTGCGCACCTTCCCCTTGAAGGGCGACCATTTCTCGCTGATCGAGAAAGGCTCCGTGCAAGAGCTGGCGAGAAAGATCAATGCGCTTGGCGGCAAGGCGGGGAAAGCGGGCAAGTCCACAACCGTGGACGAGCTGGAAGTGAGCATTTGATTGTAAGCGTCTGGTTCAACCCTCTTGGAGAGATCGATGAAGCGTTTGATGAACACCCTGATTGCTTACTTCGGGAACGTTCCCGACCAGCTCAGGAAGCGTAAATATGTCGTCTGGCTGTTCTTCGTGCTGGCGACGGCTTTCATGTTCGCGGGCCTGGGCCGGGCCAAGTTTGATGCCTCGATCGAAGGCTGGTTCGAGGCGGACGACCCGACCATCGTCGCCTTCGACTGGTTCCATCACGAGTTCGGCAGCGACGACCATCTGTATATCGTCTACAAACCGAAAGACGGCAATGTGTTCTCCGAAGCTTCGCTCAAGACCCTCAAGGCGATGCAGGACGAGCTTGCTGCCAAGGTCGCGGCAGTCAAGGAAGGCGACAGTTCGCCGCTGAACCACGTGGTCAAGGTCACTTCGCTGATCAACGCACCGGTCTTGCGGGCCGAACAGGACGCGCTGATCTCGAAAAAGCTGGTTGGCAATATCGTACCGGGTACCCAGGCCGAGCTCGACGAGATCCGCAAGGTCGCCCTGTCGCAGAAAAGCTTTCCGCTGCTGTACTTCTCGAAAGACAACAAGTACGGCGGCATCATGGTCGAGACCAACTTCGGCGCAATTCCGGTCGTGTCGGCCGGGGCGACGTCCGACCTGGCGTTCTCCGAACTGAAGTTCGACGATCCGGGCGCCGTGGCCATGGAAAACCGGCCCAAGTTCAAGCCGACCGACATGCCCGACTACATTGCGCTGATGGAAGCGGTCAAAAGCGTGCTGCACAAACCGGCTTATGCGCAGCATTTCGAGTACTTCCCGGTGGGCAGTACCGCGATGGCCGAGTTCAACTGGGCGATGGTGATGGAAATGGGCATGCTCAATGTGGCGGCCCTGTGCATCATCACCTTGCTGCTGTGGTTCCTGTTCCGCTCGCTGAGCGCCGTGGTGTGGCCGGTCGTGATCGTCGTCCTCAGCGTGATCTGGATGACCGGCATCACCGCCTGGCTCGGCCTGCCGATTACCTCGTTCGTGATGATCGCCGTGATGCTGACCCTGGCGGTAGGGGTGGCCGATACGGTGCACGTGCTGGCGGGCTATTTGTCGGCACGCAAGGAGGGCAAGGACCACGCCGCCGCGCTGCGCATTGGCTTTCGCCATGTGGCCGTGGCCTGCCTGCTGACCAGCGTGATCAACATCGTGGCGGTGCTGGCGCTGAGCGTCACGCCGGTGGTGCCGATCAAGGTGTTTGCCCTGATGTGCGCGCTGGGCGTGGCGCTGCCGTTCATGTTTTCGGTGTATCTGCTGCCGCTGATGCTCGATATCTGGGCGCCGACATACGCCGGCCAGACGCCCCGGGCAGGGTTGGCCGCGGCCGTCGGACGCCTGATTCCCAACTTCGCCGGTTTTGTGGCGCGCCAGCTCGACAAAGTGCTCCCGGTCGTCGAAAAGCGCCCGGTGACCTTTATTGCCATGTTCGTGTCGCTGTTCGCTGTTTGCGTGTACGGCTCCATGCTGACCAAGGTAGACACCGATCCTGTCGGTTCGTTCCCGCTCGATTCGCCCATCCGCCGCAATGTGCAGGTTGTGGACCAGAACATGATGGGCGCGCAGAGCATGGAAATCTTCCTCGACCTGGGCAAGGACAACGCCTTCCACGACCCGTTCGTGCTGCGGACGGTGGAGCAGCTGCAGCGCACCATCGAGGGCAAATACGGCCATCTGGTGGTCAAGACCACGTCCCTGGTCGATACGGTCAAGCACTCGTACAAAACCCTGAACGAGGGCAGGGAAGAGATGTACGTCATTCCCGACAAGGAGGCGACGGTATCGCAGACGCTGTTCCTGTTCAACCAGTCCAATCCGGACGACCGCCGCAAGCTGGTATCGGATAACTTCGACAAATCGCACATCAGTGTGCGCCTGTATAACGCCGGCTCCTACGAGTACGCGAAAACCTGGGACGCGATGCGCAAGGATATCAACCAGTCCGTAGGCACCTTGCGCGGCAAATATCCGACAGCCGAAGTATCGATTACCGGCGTGCTGGCGCTGATGATGCAGGGCGCCGATTACCTGACCCGCTCCGAACTGCAAAGTTTCGGGCTGGCGCTGATTCTCATCAGCGTGATTTTGCTGATGCTGTTCGGTTCCGTGAAAGCGGGCGCCATCGCGCTCATTCCCAACCTGATTCCGGCGATCCTGGCCTACGGCGCCCTGGGCCTGCTCGGCAAGCCGCTGGACATCACGACCATGATGATCGCGCCGATCATTATCGGTATCGCAGTCGACGATACGGTGCATTTCATCATGCGCTACCGCAACGAGGTGATTATCGACGGGAATATCCGGCGCGCGCTGCATACCACCATTACCGATACTGGCCAGTCGATCGTCTTCACCACCATGATCCTGGGCCTGGGCTTCGGCGTGATGGCATTCGCTTCTGGTACCGGCATGGCCAATCTGGGGCTGTTCGGTTCGATGGCGATCCTGATCGGCCTGCTGAACGACCTGTTTTTCCTTCCCGCGATGATCCTGGTATTCAAGCTGAAATTCAGCACCCGGGATGCCGCAACGTCCGCACTCGTCGCACCTGAGCTGGCGTCCGCCAGCGCCGACTGACCACACCGACCCATCGATACCGAATCAAGAGGACTGTATGAAATTCATCAAGAAGAATCTGCCCGTCATCCTGTTGGCCGCCGCAATCGTTCCGCTGGCACCCGTGATGGCAGCCACCGCCGAATCGGCCGATGCGATCATGGCAAAGGTCGATCACGCGACCCGCACCGCCTATTCGACCCAGCTGGCCAGCGTGAAGATCACGACCTGCAAGTACATGCTGGTTGGCGGGAATGTGAAGTGCTCGGAAAAGCCGCGCGTGGTCGTTGCCGAGAATATCAAGAAGGGCGCTGTCGTCGACGGTAAGTACAACGATAAATCGCTGCTGATCGTGCGCGAGCCGATCAGCGACAAGGGCACCAGCCTGCTGGTCTACGAATACGGCGAACGTAACCGCGACAACGATAACTGGCTGTATCTGCCGGCGCTGGGCAAGGTCAATCGCGTTATCGCCAGCGACGACGATGCCGGCAGCGTGTTCGGTTCCGAGTTCTCGGTTGAAACCACCGAGAATCCCGAGGCCCGCAAAATCTACGAATACACCTACAAAATCCTGGAAGAGACCAATTACCAGAACCGTCTGGCGTGGGTCATCGAAATGATGCCGACCGAGGAAAAGGGCCGTAAAACCAGCTACGGCAAGGTGATTTCGTGGATCGACAAGGAAACCCACTTGCCGCTGAAAGAAGACCTTTACCGCAACGGCAAGATTCATAAACAGCGCACCCAGACCGACATCAAGAATATCGATGGCGTGAACGTGATGCTCAAGGTCGTCATCAATAACCGCTCGTCGTCGCGCGTGAGTCAGATGGATTACATGGCCATGCGCCATAACACCGAGGTGCCGGACGATTTCCTCAGCCAGCGTGGCCTGACCGATTTCGCCTTCCGCGAGCGCAGCCTGGCCGAATACCGCGCCCGACTGGCTAAATAGGCTAGTCGCTGAATGAACGTTCATTGTCGATTAGCTTGTCTGGCCTGCGGTCTCGCCATCAGTTCCGTGGCGCTGGCGCAGGATGCAACGAGCGCCGCGAATGCGGCGCAATCCGAAAACATCGATCTGTCGGGGGACGACAAAGCCAATCCGGCGACCAAAGCCCTGCGCACCACCCTGGGCCACCAGGGCGCTTACCTGGTGCGGGGCGACAAAGAGGTGGTGAATAACCGCAGCTGGTTCCGCCTGGAGTATTCCAAGTTTTTCCTCGACAGTTTTTACGTGCAGCTCGATTCGAAACTGAACGGCTTCTGGAAGAAAGACCACCGCGCCCGCGCCGACAAGCGCAGCACCCTGTTCGAAACCACGACGCCGGAAGCGTTTTTGCAGTACAGCGCGGCCGGCGGCCAGACCAGCGTCAAGGTCGGCATCCAGAAAATCATCTGGGGCGAATCGGAAGCGGGGGCGATTACCGATGAAGTCAGTCCGCGCAATTACTCGGAACTGTTTCTGGTGCCGTTGGAGGAATCGCGCATCGGCCAGATGATGGTGAGCGTGGACCACTTCACCAGCTACGGGGACTTGAGCTTGTTTTATGTGCCCAAGCCCAAGTTCAACAAATATGCGGCGCCCCGTTCGGCCTACGACACCTATCCGTTCAACGGCACGGTGTCGATCACCGATGAGAAAACGGACGCGAAGGACCGTGAATTCGGCATGCGCTGGAAGAAAACCTTCGGCAAGAGCGACATCAGCTTCATGGCCGCCAGCCTGATCGACAACAACTACGGCGTGCGCGTGAGCGGCATGAATGCAGCGGGCGACATGGAGTTAGTGCGCTCGAAGCAGCGCACGCGCCTGGCCGGAGTCACCTTCAATTACACGCGCGGGCATTTTCTGGTGAAGGGTGAAGTCGGTTACAAGACGCCGAAGGACTTTGCCGACATGAACGGCCAGTTGATGGACCGCGACATGGTCGATTCCTCGCTCGGCGTGACGTATGCGCTGGGGCAGTCGAACACGATTGGCCTGGAAGCGGTGAACAGCCATGTGCGCGCGTGGAACGACCGGATCATGGGCATTCCGAAGAATGGCAATTCGCTGGTGTTGAATGCGAATTTCCTGTTCTTGAACGACAACCTGTCGGTCAACTGGCTGACCATTCGCTCGCGGCCGTATTCGAGCATCCAGTCGTCCTTGCGTACATCGTACAAATGGAACGACAACACCACGTTCAGCATCGATGCCCACCTGATCGATGCGCAGCATCCGAAGAGCCAGCTGGTGACGTTCCGGCAGCGCGATCAGATCGTGTTCAGGGTTCAGTATCAATTTTAAACGGCGCAATTCTCTCCAGGAAAACACATGAAGATCCAAGAAGAAAATGAATTCGATGCCATCGTGATCGGCTCGGGAACCTGCGGAGCGACCATTGCCAGGGAACTGAGCAGGCAAAAGAAGAAGGTGCTGATCCTCGAACGGGGAGCGAACGCGGCCTTGAGGGAAACCTTCATGGGCATTGCCACCATCGCCGACCAGGTTTTCCTGGGCGACGACAAACTGTCGACGGTGCGGGCGCTGACGACCGGCGGCTCCACCAGCCTGTATTTCGGGGTCGTGAACTACCCGCAGGATGACACCTTTCGCAAAGTCGGCATCGATTTGTCGAAGGAACTGGACGCGGTGCGCAAGGAATTGCCGATCGCTCCCTTGCCCGATTCGCTGCTCGGATCCCAAGCCATCAAACTGCGCGACAGTGCCAATGCGCTCGGCCACGCCTGGAAAAAGAACGACATGCTGGTCGATGTGACCAAGTGCGGCGCCGGTTATTCGTACGACGCCAAATGGAAAGCCAAAAGCTACGTGGAAGACGCCGTGGCCGACGGCGCGACGCTGATCAACCGCGCCATGGTCCTGTCGATCATCATCGAAGACAACGTGGCCGTCGGCGTCGAGTACCGGATCAAGAAAAGCATGTTCGCCTCCGAGGTCAAACGCGCCTT of the Massilia violaceinigra genome contains:
- a CDS encoding efflux RND transporter permease subunit, whose amino-acid sequence is MNTLIAYFGNVPDQLRKRKYVVWLFFVLATAFMFAGLGRAKFDASIEGWFEADDPTIVAFDWFHHEFGSDDHLYIVYKPKDGNVFSEASLKTLKAMQDELAAKVAAVKEGDSSPLNHVVKVTSLINAPVLRAEQDALISKKLVGNIVPGTQAELDEIRKVALSQKSFPLLYFSKDNKYGGIMVETNFGAIPVVSAGATSDLAFSELKFDDPGAVAMENRPKFKPTDMPDYIALMEAVKSVLHKPAYAQHFEYFPVGSTAMAEFNWAMVMEMGMLNVAALCIITLLLWFLFRSLSAVVWPVVIVVLSVIWMTGITAWLGLPITSFVMIAVMLTLAVGVADTVHVLAGYLSARKEGKDHAAALRIGFRHVAVACLLTSVINIVAVLALSVTPVVPIKVFALMCALGVALPFMFSVYLLPLMLDIWAPTYAGQTPRAGLAAAVGRLIPNFAGFVARQLDKVLPVVEKRPVTFIAMFVSLFAVCVYGSMLTKVDTDPVGSFPLDSPIRRNVQVVDQNMMGAQSMEIFLDLGKDNAFHDPFVLRTVEQLQRTIEGKYGHLVVKTTSLVDTVKHSYKTLNEGREEMYVIPDKEATVSQTLFLFNQSNPDDRRKLVSDNFDKSHISVRLYNAGSYEYAKTWDAMRKDINQSVGTLRGKYPTAEVSITGVLALMMQGADYLTRSELQSFGLALILISVILLMLFGSVKAGAIALIPNLIPAILAYGALGLLGKPLDITTMMIAPIIIGIAVDDTVHFIMRYRNEVIIDGNIRRALHTTITDTGQSIVFTTMILGLGFGVMAFASGTGMANLGLFGSMAILIGLLNDLFFLPAMILVFKLKFSTRDAATSALVAPELASASAD
- a CDS encoding DUF1302 family protein, translated to MNVHCRLACLACGLAISSVALAQDATSAANAAQSENIDLSGDDKANPATKALRTTLGHQGAYLVRGDKEVVNNRSWFRLEYSKFFLDSFYVQLDSKLNGFWKKDHRARADKRSTLFETTTPEAFLQYSAAGGQTSVKVGIQKIIWGESEAGAITDEVSPRNYSELFLVPLEESRIGQMMVSVDHFTSYGDLSLFYVPKPKFNKYAAPRSAYDTYPFNGTVSITDEKTDAKDREFGMRWKKTFGKSDISFMAASLIDNNYGVRVSGMNAAGDMELVRSKQRTRLAGVTFNYTRGHFLVKGEVGYKTPKDFADMNGQLMDRDMVDSSLGVTYALGQSNTIGLEAVNSHVRAWNDRIMGIPKNGNSLVLNANFLFLNDNLSVNWLTIRSRPYSSIQSSLRTSYKWNDNTTFSIDAHLIDAQHPKSQLVTFRQRDQIVFRVQYQF
- a CDS encoding outer membrane lipoprotein-sorting protein gives rise to the protein MKFIKKNLPVILLAAAIVPLAPVMAATAESADAIMAKVDHATRTAYSTQLASVKITTCKYMLVGGNVKCSEKPRVVVAENIKKGAVVDGKYNDKSLLIVREPISDKGTSLLVYEYGERNRDNDNWLYLPALGKVNRVIASDDDAGSVFGSEFSVETTENPEARKIYEYTYKILEETNYQNRLAWVIEMMPTEEKGRKTSYGKVISWIDKETHLPLKEDLYRNGKIHKQRTQTDIKNIDGVNVMLKVVINNRSSSRVSQMDYMAMRHNTEVPDDFLSQRGLTDFAFRERSLAEYRARLAK